A segment of the Nilaparvata lugens isolate BPH chromosome X, ASM1435652v1, whole genome shotgun sequence genome:
TATGACGTCGAATCCAAcattgagtgccggttgcacaaacttaacttttaatcgtgattaactacacaagaaccaatcagagaagccggcttatcaaaaaggccttctctgattggttctcgtgatatatatttttttcatttcattcattcattgtataaaagactataatcataatacaattatgacataaCACTTGATTCATATTAAGTACACAATACATATTAATAAcaatttaaatttaaccggcttttgtgcaaccgggcctgaatGTTGAACAAGAAATCGGATAGTGAATTGCTCGCTTTTAATCGTAGGTCACATTCATGAACCTAATAGGTGACTTCATTCACCTAATCGTAACAAACAAGACAAGGAATGCTGAGAAAATGAGGGAGAAAACTCTCCTCCTTAGAAAACATTATCCGTGGTCACTCATGTAGGCATACTATATGATCCAATGTTTCtaaaaataacatcaatttACGTTCTGAATGCCCCGGTGTGCGCTCGCGTGAGCGCGTGGGTGCGAAAACTGGCATTTCTTTGTTTACATTCAGACATCGTTGTAATGTTTCAATCACAATCGGTTCTGTCGTTCTGTATTATTCTTTCTGATTCAATAGATAAGCATCGTAACAAGAAAAATTGCTTGTTTAATTTTGGAACAGTTCCAGATTCGATTCGTTGGGGAGAATACCTATAACACCTTGATAGATTTATAAAATACGCTTAtaactattcaattttcaagtagGTATATGATGCTGGTAAAGATTCAAGTAATCGTCTAAATAAGTAGGCCTACGTAATAAGTAATCAAATTACTTGAACTTTACTTTACTTAGGTAAAGTAACTACTTGAATGATGACTTTACTTGAATGATCATTAAACTTCAACAGCGTAATATAGTAATAAAGGtaattcaaatgataataatccaAATCATCAAGTTTTTTGGAGGTTATACTTACAATAACTGATCCCGCCCTAACCCCAAACTCAATAATATATAAGGACCTAAgttcaataaaaaacaataacttTTCAACTCAAGTAAATCATGGGGAAATCAATCACTTAATCGTGATCGCAGCTTTTCTTACGATGCTCTATTATATTGCAGATAATTCCTTTCTACTACTAAATCTTTAGCTACGGGTTTGCCAAAAGTTcatttgtttgaatgtttacaAAAATACTCGAGATTTGGAACttgaaatttgtttgaaattttttcttCAACTCTATTTATTAACTATAACTGTTAGGCAGTTAGCATtctgtgaatgaaaataattgtataattagaTGATAAGAAactattattgaagaattacCTTGATCGAAATCcgttaaataaatttaatccgTTAAATGTAGATTGCAGGCTAGCGCTATAGGTTAGCCAATCTAGGCGGCAGAAAGTAATCGCCATTTCCATAAATATTTGTAGACCATTTGTAAATCATCTGTATGATTTCAAgtgcattttttatttttgatgaatatattattttgtaagcttattttcaataaaatattctaaaagaagtataaaaattgaaataaggcCATAGGTACCtggtttttttattgaatttgaagatTATATAATGTTCAAGTTGATCAAGTGCCTAATTTTGAATTAGAGATTCATtataatttacatatttgtCTTATTACAAACTGGTTATTTCTTCAGTAATATTCGATTTTATCAACTTGAATTATCTTATTTGATacatattgtaaaaatgaatgaatatattagTACAGTATTTTTTAATGTAATATTGATCAGATCGATTGTCACTTTTCTAAAGATCTCCTGATCGTTGCATTGTTTTACTGTTTCCTGTTACGCCATTGTTGAGATTCAtgtgattaatttcaatacattgtGAGTTGTGACTAgtgatattgatatttattttataatcggATTCTATTACTTATTACCTATCGGACATAGCtttatcaataaagaatttaaGTGAGTTAATTCAAGTCGAGTGGATAGTTCTTACCTGCGAGGTGCTAAATCATTGATCTGATATCCTGATTGATTCATTGGATTTCGAAATGAGCGGATCAGATTCGACCATCGGATCAGATTCAACCATCGGAACTGATTCGAACATCGGGCCAGATTCGACCATCAGACCAGTTTCAACCATTGGACCAGTTTTGACCATCGAACCAGCATCGACCATCGGGCCAGATTCAACCATCCGACCTGTTTCAACCATCGGAACAGATTCGACCATCAAACCAGCATCGACCATCGAAGATCGAGCACCGACCCCACCGCACTCACTGACGACTACAAAAAGGCAAGCGTCTTCTCCGCCTCACCCACTGCCGGCAATGAAACGGCGTGCGCCGTCCCCGCCGCACCAGCTGCCGGCAACTGAACAGAAGGCGCCTTCACCGCCGCACCAACTGCCGGCAACAAAACGACGTTCGCCGTCCCCGCCGCACCAGCTGCCATCCCCGCCGCACCAACTGCCATCCCCGCAGTTCCTACTGCCATCCCCGCCGAAACAGCTGCTGGCAACTGAACAGCAGGCGCCTTCCACGCCGTTCCAACTGCCATCCCCGCCGTTCCTACTGCCATCCCCGCCAAAACAGCTGCTGGCAACTGAACAGCAGGCGCCTTCCACGCCGTTCCAACTGCCATCCCCGCCGTTCCAACTGCCATCCCCGCCACACGAGCTTCTTGCAACTAAACGGCGTGCCCCGTCACCGCCGTTCCAACTGCCGTCCCCACCGCACCAGCTGCCGGTAACTAAACAGCAGGCGCCTTCCCCGCCGCTCCAACTGCCGGCTACAAAACGGCGTGCGCTGTCCCCGCCGCTTCAACTGCCGTCCCCGCCGCACCAACTGCCGGCCACAAAACGGCGTGCGCCGTCTCTGCTGCTGACAACTAAACAGCAGGCGCCTTCCCCGCCGCTCCAACTGCCGGCTACAAAACGGCGTGCGCTGTCCCCGCCGCTTCAACTGCCGTCCCCGCCGCACCAACTGCCGGCCACAAAACGGCGTGTGCCGTCTCCGCTGCCGGCAACTAAACAGCAGGCGCCTTCTCCGCCGTTCCAACTGCCGTCCCCACCGCACCAGCTGCCGGCAACTAAACAGCAGGCGCCTTCCCCGCCGCTCCAACTGCCGGCTACAAAACGGCGTGCGCTGTCCCCGCCGCTTCAACTGCCGTCCCCGCCGCACCAACTGCCTGCCACAAAACGGCGTGCGCCGTCCCCGCTCCCGGCAACTAAACAGCAGGCGCCTTCTCCGCCGCTTCAACTGCCATCCCCGCCGCACCAGCTTCCGGCAACTAAACAGCAGGCGCCTTCCCCGCCGCTCCAACTGCCGGCCACAAAACGGCGTGCGTCGTCCCCGCCGCACCAGCTTCCGGCAACTAAACAGCAGGCGCCTTCCCCGCCGCTCCATCTGCCGGCTACAAAATGGTGCTCGCCGACTAACCAACGCGGGGCGGAAACCCCCCCAGACCGGTCGCCGACCAACCAAAGCAGGCCGCAAACCCCTCCAGACCAATCGCCGACACCGCCACGCCAGCCGCCTCCGGCCGAAAAATAATTCGACACATCTGGAAgagtttattcaaaatttcacaAACATTTTGTTTGAAAGCAGAAGCTTAAAATTTTGactttaattaataattcattactcAGTTCAAAGTAGGTAAGTCATTTAATAAAtggattattgtagattttttcaagttcaagtaTTCGATTAAGACATTTTTCTACTTTTTGAAGTTCAACTTAAAATTACCAAATTTGTTAGACAACTCAGCATTTTCatgtatcaattttattgaagtcaatataatttattatcatttcaaattttgttctcAATCAACAACCCCTCGTTTACGACCTAGAGATAAAGAGTCATTCTAGTATTAAATTCTATATTTCCCTGCATTTATTTGCATAGCTTAAAAGTGTTTTTGTTTGGGGCCGAGTGGTTGAACTTTCCCACTTTGCATCATTGGCAATAGACCATTGTGGCTGACCAAATATTGTCtttgtttttcatttcatttgaatatattttccaGTAAGAGCTGTGTGGTCCAATGTGCGATCATGAGAAAAGTAGTCCAGTGTGCGACCGATTGTttagaataccaataaggataGGCAGACGCTATGATTGGGAGGACTTATGCTTCATTAATTACCTCATATAAGAACAATGATATTCAATCAGTTACATCAGGGACAGTAACAACTATTCTTTCAATATTCatgatcaattttatttatgCGGGAGATAATGGGCTCGGACTAATTggcattaacttgaaatttgtgaTTGCTTGTAGATGTAGATTGCTTC
Coding sequences within it:
- the LOC111045799 gene encoding extensin-like isoform X2 — encoded protein: MSGSDSTIGSDSTIGTDSNIGPDSTIRPVSTIGPVLTIEPASTIGPDSTIRPVSTIGTDSTIKPASTIEDRAPTPPHSLTTTKRQASSPPHPLPAMKRRAPSPPHQLPATEQKAPSPPHQLPATKRRSPSPPHQLPSPPHQLPSPQFLLPSPPKQLLATEQQAPSTPFQLPSPPFLLPSPPKQLLATEQQAPSTPFQLPSPPFQLPSPPHELLATKRRAPSPPFQLPSPPHQLPVTKQQAPSPPLQLPATKRRALSPPLQLPSPPHQLPATKRRVPSPLPATKQQAPSPPFQLPSPPHQLPATKQQAPSPPLQLPATKRRALSPPLQLPSPPHQLPATKRRAPSPLPATKQQAPSPPLQLPSPPHQLPATKQQAPSPPLQLPATKRRASSPPHQLPATKQQAPSPPLHLPATKWCSPTNQRGAETPPDRSPTNQSRPQTPPDQSPTPPRQPPPAEK
- the LOC111045799 gene encoding extensin-like isoform X1, with the translated sequence MSGSDSTIGSDSTIGTDSNIGPDSTIRPVSTIGPVLTIEPASTIGPDSTIRPVSTIGTDSTIKPASTIEDRAPTPPHSLTTTKRQASSPPHPLPAMKRRAPSPPHQLPATEQKAPSPPHQLPATKRRSPSPPHQLPSPPHQLPSPQFLLPSPPKQLLATEQQAPSTPFQLPSPPFLLPSPPKQLLATEQQAPSTPFQLPSPPFQLPSPPHELLATKRRAPSPPFQLPSPPHQLPVTKQQAPSPPLQLPATKRRALSPPLQLPSPPHQLPATKRRVPSPLPATKQQAPSPPFQLPSPPHQLPATKQQAPSPPLQLPATKRRALSPPLQLPSPPHQLPATKRRAPSPLPATKQQAPSPPLQLPSPPHQLPATKQQAPSPPLQLPATKRRASSPPHQLPATKQQAPSPPLHLPATKWCSPTNQRGAETPPDRSPTNQSRPQTPPDQSPTPPRQPPPAEK